One window of Mixophyes fleayi isolate aMixFle1 chromosome 3, aMixFle1.hap1, whole genome shotgun sequence genomic DNA carries:
- the RIPPLY2 gene encoding protein ripply2 — protein MESHHTGEHRSCLSQATTEHTADTARCGTMWRPWNEIPVTSVSAQHIYNSRLQLPNLKQELVNDKEKLSAFQHPVKLFWPKSKCYDFLYREAEELLRNFPVQATISLYQESDSSSDSEDEDTIEN, from the exons ATGGAATCACATCACACAGGAGAGCACAGGAGTTGTCTGTCACAAGCCACCACTGAGCACACTGCTGACACTGCCAG GTGTGGGACTATGTGGAGACCTTGGAATGAGATCCCAGTGACATCGGTATCTGCACAACACATATATAACAGTCGACTGCAG TTACCCAATTTAAAGCAGGAGCTTGTCAATGACAAAGAAAAGTTGTCAGCCTTTCAGCACCCTGTTAA GTTATTCTGGCCTAAGTCTAAGTGCTACGACTTTTTGTATCGGGAGGCAGAGGAACTGCTGAGGAATTTCCCTGTTCAAGCGACCATTTCCTTGTACCAGGAGTCAGACAGCAGCAGTGATTCAGAGGATGAAGACACCATTGAGAATTAA